A stretch of DNA from Micromonospora peucetia:
TACGCGGTCGTCCATCGAGCCCTGCTCTCCGACGCCGACCTCACCTCCAACGAGCGCATGGTGGTCCGGCGTTGGGCCGACGACGGGCTGGTCGAGGTGCTCGACAACCCGGGCGACCGGATGCTGGAGGTGGCGGACCTGCTCGGGCTGCCCGTGCTCACCCGGGTGCGGGCCGACGGCCTGCGCGGGCGCTACCCGTGGGTGGTCGAGCAGCCCGGTCGGGTGCTCGCCCCGGTGCCCGGCGCGGGCGGGCCGGCCTTCGTCGCCCATATCGGCGGCGGGCACACCCCGGTCGCCGGTGACCGGTCGCCGGCCGGCGTGAAGCTGCTCTCCCGGCAGTGGCGCTGCGCGGAGCCCGGTTGCGCGCTCTTCGGCGGGGGCGGGGGCGGCGGGGCCTTCGCCGACCTGTCCCGGGTGGTGGAGCGCAGCCCCGCCGTTCAGCCGCCGCCCACGCTGCGCGGCGGCGTGCCCACCTGTCCCCGGCACGGCACCCGGCTCGGCGACGCCGGTACGCGACCGCGCAGCGCCGTCCTCGCCGTCCGGGTGGGCGGGCTGGTCCGGCGCCGCTTCGTGCTCACCGAGGACCAGCCGGCGGTGGTGGGCCGCGCGCCCGACCAGACCGGCGGGATCACGCTCGGGCAGTGGCTCAACGACGAGGCGCGCCGCTGGATCAGCCGCAGCCATGTCCGGTTCGAGCTGCGGGTCGGCGAGGTGATCGTGACTGACGTGAGCACCAACGGGTCGGGCATCCGGCCGGGCGGGTCGATGGCGGAGGCCGACCGCGTCCCGCTGGCGCCGCAGCAGTCGCGGGTGCTGGCCGAGGGGGACATGCTGGAGCTCTACCCCGGGGTGCAGATCGGCCGGCCCGGCGAACTGCCCGCCGGCGCCTCCTACACGCCGACCTCGGTGATGGCCGAGGCCCCCACGATGGCGATGCGCCTGCCCCGCTGAACTGCCGGGAAGACGACGGCGGGCGCCGGGACCGTGGTCCCGACGCCCGCCTCTGTCGTACGGGGCTCAGCCGGCCAGCACGGCGGCGAGCTGGGCGACCGCGTGGTCGATCTCCTCTTCGGTGATCACCAGTGGTGGGGCGAGCCGGATGGTGGCGCCGTGGGTGTCCTTGGCGAGCACCCCGCGCTCGGCCAGCCGCTCGCACGCCTCCCGGCCGCTCATCAGCGTCGGGTCGATGTCGAGGCCGGCCCACAGGCCCCGGCCCCGCACCGCGACGAGGCCCCTGCCGACCAGCGACCGCAGACCGGCGTGCAGCCGGGCGCCCAGCTCGACCGAGCGGCGCTGGAACTCGCCGGTGGCCAGCAGCCGGACCACCTCGGTCGCGACGGCGCAGGCCAGCGGGTTGCCACCGAAGGTGGAGCCGTGCTGGCCGGGCCTGAGCACGCCGAGCACGTCGGTGTTCGCGGCCACTGCGGAGACCGGCACGATGCCGCCGCCGAGCGCCTTGCCCAGCAGGTACATGTCGGGCGTGACGCCCTCGTGGTCGCAGGCGAAGGTGTCCCCGGTCCGGCCCAGACCGGACTGGATCTCGTCGGCGATGAGGAGCACGTTCTGCTCCGTGCAGACCCGGCGTACGCCCGGCAGGTAGCCTTCCGGCGGCACGACGACGCCCTGCTCGCCCTGGATCGGCTCGATCAGGACCGCGACGGTGTTCTCGTCGATCGCGGCGGTCAGCGCGGCCAGGTCGCCGTAGGGGACGACCGTGAACCCCGGGGTGTACGGCCCGAAGTCGGCCCGCGCGTCCTCATCCGTGGAGAAGCTGACGATGGTGGTCGTCCGGCCGTGGAAGTTTCCCTCGGCCACCACGATGTTGGCCTGCCCCGGCGTGACGCCCTTGACCTGGTAGCCCCACTTGCGGGCGACCTTGATGCCGGTCTCCACCGCCTCGGCGCCGGTGTTCATCGGCAGCACGAGGTCCTTGCCGCACAGCTCGGCCAGCTCCCGGCAGAAGTCGGCGAACTGGTCGTGGTTGAACGCCCGGCTGGTGAGGGTCAGCCGGTCGAGTTGGGCGTGCGCTGCCGCGATCAGCGTCGGGTGCCGGTGGCCGAAGTTCAGTGCCGAGTAGCCGGCCAGGCAGTCGAGGTAGCGGCGGCCGTCCACGTCGGTCAGCCAGGAACCCTCGGCGGAGGAGATGACCACCGGCAGCGGGTGGTAGTTGTGCGCGGTCCACCGCTCCGCGTCGCGGATCGCCTCTGGCGTCCGCAGCATGTCGTCGATCACTTGCTCGCCTTTCCCTGACGGAGTCGCAACGTGCAGCACTTCGGCCCGCCGCCGGCCTTGCGCAGCTCGGACAGGTCGACACCGATCGTCTCGTAGCCCCGGTCGCGCAGCTTCGCGGCGAGGCCGGTGGCCTGCGCCGGCAGCACCACGTGCCGGCCGTCGCTGACCGCGTTCAGCCCGAAGACCTCGGCGTCGGCCAGGGTGGCGTGCACGGCGTCGGGGAAGAGCCGGCGCAGCACGGCCCGGCTGCCGGGCGAGAACGCCTCCGGCAGGTATGCCACCGTCCGCTCGTCGAGCACGGTGAGCGCGGTGTCCAGGTGGTAGAAGCGCGGGTCGACCAGCTGCATGGTGACCACCGGGTAGCCGAAGACCTCCTGGAGCTGCGCGTGCGAGGCGTGCGCGGTGCGGAAGCCGGTGCCGGCCAGCAGGAAGTCGCCGGCCAGCAGGATGTCGCCCTCGCCCTCGTTGACGTGCTTCGGGTCGTGCATCTCGAAGCCGGCGGCCTCGAACCAGGCGTGGTAGGCGGGGGCCTCGTCGGCGCGCTGTGGGTCGCGGAACTGCACGGCCATCGCCTTGCCGTCGATCACCGTGCCGCCGTTGGCGGCGAACACCATGTCGGGCAGACCGGGCACCGGAGCGATCTCCTCGACGGTGTGGCCCAGGTCCCGGTAGGTCTGGCGCAGCTGCTCCCACTGCCGGACGGCGCGGTCGGCGTCGACCGGCGCGGTCGGGTCCATCCACGGGTTGATCGCGTAGTCCACGGCGAAGTACGTCGGCCGGCACATCAGAAAGTGCTGGCTGGTGGCGTCCATCGTCATCTGTCCTGCTCCCAGGGTCGGGCGCGCCCCGGCCACCTTCGGCCCACGGAGCTGGCGCCGTTGCTCAACGCTATGCGGCCCGGGGTGGCGTTATCCACCGGTGAGGCTTGCGTGGAATGGCCGATCATTGCGTATGTGGGGCAGCCTAGGAGCGATTTGTTGCGTCGTGACGCCCCGGTGGCCAAGCTGCTCCACCGGAACGTCCGACGCGGGATTCACCCCGTTCGCTGCCGTCAGCCCTGTTCCACGCCGAGATGGACCTGCCGGTGCCGGGGCGTCTCGATCTCGTCCAGCAGCGCGACGGCGAAGTCGGCGTACGAGATCCGGCTCGCCGCGTCGGCCGCCGCCTGCCGGTAGCGGCCGGTGCCGGTGCCGGCGTGGTCGAAGTCACCGGCCGGGCTGAGCACCAGCCAGTCGAGTTCCGGCCCGGCGTGGCGCAGCATCTCCGCCCCGGCGGCGTGGCCCAGGTAGAAGGAGCGGTACTCCTGTGGGTAACCCGCCGTGTCCATCAGCAGGTCTCCGCCAGCGGTCGGCAGCACCGAGGCCAGCCCGACGACCAGCAGCCGGCCGACCCCGGCCGACGCCAGCCCGGTGGTCAGCGCCCGGGCGGCGGCGGGGAAGAAGACGTCCGGCGGCGCGGTCAGGTCGGCGGCGGCGTGGATCGCGGCGTCGTGCCCGACGGCCAGTACGCCGACGCGGTCGGCGTCGGTGACGTCTCCGCTGGTCACCCGCACGGCGTCGGTCGAGGCCAGATCGGGATGCCGAGCCGGGTCCCGGACGACCGCGGTGACCTGGTGGCCCCGGCCCTGTGCCTCCCGTACCGCCGCCCGACCGGCCCGCCCGCCGGCCCCGAAGACAATGATCCTGCCCATCGCCGTACCCCTCACGTTCGTCGTTCCGGCCAGTCGCCGGAATCGGGACGGACGCTATTCGGCACGGTGGTTACCAACCGGATACCAACTACTGTGGCGGGCATGGCCGCGCCGCTCGATCCGGAGATGTTCGACCCGGTCTGCCCGTCGGACCTGTCCCCGGTCCGGTTCGGCGACAAGTGGGCAGGCATGATCATCCGCTGCCTGGAGGCAGGTCCCCGGCGCTTCTCGGAGCTCCGTGTCCCGCTGCGCGGCATCACCGCGAAGGTGCTCACCCGGTCCCTGCGGACGTTGGAGCGGGACGGCCTGGTCGGGCGCACCGTCCAGGCCGGGCCGGTGCGGCGGGTCGAGTACGCGCTCACGCCGCTCGGGCGCGGCCTGCTCGGACCGATGGACGTGGCGTGCGAGTGGACCGGTCGGCACTGGGACGAGTTGCTCGACGCACGGGAGGGCGTGGTCCCGGTCTCCGCTGCGGACTGACCCGCCCTTCGGCCGCCGGTCCCGGCCGGCCGCCGACCGGGCGAGCGCCGTCTGATCGGCGACAGCCGTCCGGTCGGGTCACCGTCGCGCTTGCGTCGACCTGGGAAAACACCTCGGGGGCGGCGAATCGCCGCCCCCGAAGAGGGTTGCCCGGCTGGTGAACCACCAGGCTGGTCGGGCGTTGCCGGTGAACCACCGGCGTTGCCGGTACGTCGCCGGCGAGCCGATCAGTGCCCGCTAGAAGCGGTCCACAAACTGTGAGTCAAGCCACTCCCGGAACCGCTGCACCCAGTCGCCGTCGGTGGTCGGCCAGTCGAACTGGCCGGTCATCGCCAGCACGCCGAGCACCACCGCGCCGAGGCCCAGCATGATGCCGAGCAGCGCGTCGGTCTTGCCAGCGATGTGCCGGCGGCGGGTGGCCATCAGGCCGAGTACCGCGAGCACCGCGCCCGCCGCGCCGAGCCCGATGCCGTACCCGGTGAGGGCGCCGGTGAGCACGAAGAGCGCCCCGGCCACGCCGACGACCAGGCCGAGCGTGGCGAGCATGCTGGCCCGGGGCTTCGGGCCGACCGCCACCGGCGGCTCCTCGCGGTCGGGCACGCCGTCGCCGTCCCGGTCGACGGAGCGGTCCATGGCGCGGTCCCCAGCCACGGTGCGGTCTCCCGCCACCGTGCGGTTCCCGTCCACGACCCGGTCATGGTCCGCCCGCGCGACCCGCGCCGCCGCGTCCCGGTCCCCGTCGACCGTCCGCCCGTCGGGCGTCTGTTCGACGGTGGGGTCGTTGTCGGTGATCCGGGGGGCGCGCCGGGAGTCGTCGTCGGTCGGTCGGGACGTGGCGGCCCGCGCGACGGCCGCCCGCTCGGCCGCCCGCCGCTCGGCGGCACCGTTCCGCCCGTCCACGTGGGACGTGGCGCTGCTGCGGTAGGTCGTCTGCTCGGCGTCCCGGTCCGTCACCACCGGCCGGCCGGGCGTGCCGCTCCGGTCCGCGTCGGTCTGCGCCGTGCCGTCCCGGCCGGTGCCGGCCGGAACGTCGGGCCCGTCGAGGTTCTCGTCCGTCGGCGCCGGTTCCGACCGGCGCGACAGCAGAGGAATCTTGACCACAACACACCTCCTGATGAATGCGTGGTGGCCGATCAAAACGACGCCGCCCACGCGGTACACGTACCGGAATACCCACTCG
This window harbors:
- a CDS encoding FHA domain-containing protein, which gives rise to MRFEISKVLDAIEGRVNTDPSLARAVVDLAEVIRYQDLDGGRPASLLRLGMVIDALAREMEEDSVPVYAVVHRALLSDADLTSNERMVVRRWADDGLVEVLDNPGDRMLEVADLLGLPVLTRVRADGLRGRYPWVVEQPGRVLAPVPGAGGPAFVAHIGGGHTPVAGDRSPAGVKLLSRQWRCAEPGCALFGGGGGGGAFADLSRVVERSPAVQPPPTLRGGVPTCPRHGTRLGDAGTRPRSAVLAVRVGGLVRRRFVLTEDQPAVVGRAPDQTGGITLGQWLNDEARRWISRSHVRFELRVGEVIVTDVSTNGSGIRPGGSMAEADRVPLAPQQSRVLAEGDMLELYPGVQIGRPGELPAGASYTPTSVMAEAPTMAMRLPR
- the rocD gene encoding ornithine--oxo-acid transaminase; this encodes MIDDMLRTPEAIRDAERWTAHNYHPLPVVISSAEGSWLTDVDGRRYLDCLAGYSALNFGHRHPTLIAAAHAQLDRLTLTSRAFNHDQFADFCRELAELCGKDLVLPMNTGAEAVETGIKVARKWGYQVKGVTPGQANIVVAEGNFHGRTTTIVSFSTDEDARADFGPYTPGFTVVPYGDLAALTAAIDENTVAVLIEPIQGEQGVVVPPEGYLPGVRRVCTEQNVLLIADEIQSGLGRTGDTFACDHEGVTPDMYLLGKALGGGIVPVSAVAANTDVLGVLRPGQHGSTFGGNPLACAVATEVVRLLATGEFQRRSVELGARLHAGLRSLVGRGLVAVRGRGLWAGLDIDPTLMSGREACERLAERGVLAKDTHGATIRLAPPLVITEEEIDHAVAQLAAVLAG
- the ddaH gene encoding dimethylargininase; amino-acid sequence: MDATSQHFLMCRPTYFAVDYAINPWMDPTAPVDADRAVRQWEQLRQTYRDLGHTVEEIAPVPGLPDMVFAANGGTVIDGKAMAVQFRDPQRADEAPAYHAWFEAAGFEMHDPKHVNEGEGDILLAGDFLLAGTGFRTAHASHAQLQEVFGYPVVTMQLVDPRFYHLDTALTVLDERTVAYLPEAFSPGSRAVLRRLFPDAVHATLADAEVFGLNAVSDGRHVVLPAQATGLAAKLRDRGYETIGVDLSELRKAGGGPKCCTLRLRQGKASK
- a CDS encoding NAD(P)-dependent oxidoreductase translates to MGRIIVFGAGGRAGRAAVREAQGRGHQVTAVVRDPARHPDLASTDAVRVTSGDVTDADRVGVLAVGHDAAIHAAADLTAPPDVFFPAAARALTTGLASAGVGRLLVVGLASVLPTAGGDLLMDTAGYPQEYRSFYLGHAAGAEMLRHAGPELDWLVLSPAGDFDHAGTGTGRYRQAAADAASRISYADFAVALLDEIETPRHRQVHLGVEQG
- a CDS encoding winged helix-turn-helix transcriptional regulator, with translation MAAPLDPEMFDPVCPSDLSPVRFGDKWAGMIIRCLEAGPRRFSELRVPLRGITAKVLTRSLRTLERDGLVGRTVQAGPVRRVEYALTPLGRGLLGPMDVACEWTGRHWDELLDAREGVVPVSAAD
- a CDS encoding DMT family transporter, which translates into the protein MVKIPLLSRRSEPAPTDENLDGPDVPAGTGRDGTAQTDADRSGTPGRPVVTDRDAEQTTYRSSATSHVDGRNGAAERRAAERAAVARAATSRPTDDDSRRAPRITDNDPTVEQTPDGRTVDGDRDAAARVARADHDRVVDGNRTVAGDRTVAGDRAMDRSVDRDGDGVPDREEPPVAVGPKPRASMLATLGLVVGVAGALFVLTGALTGYGIGLGAAGAVLAVLGLMATRRRHIAGKTDALLGIMLGLGAVVLGVLAMTGQFDWPTTDGDWVQRFREWLDSQFVDRF